A segment of the Asinibacterium sp. OR53 genome:
AAGCCGCCGGTAACATTGTAGAGAATTAATAATAAAATCAGAATGATGTTGAGGAAGGTTGATTTGTCATCCGGCCGGGCCATCCGGTAAATGACAAGGTATAAAAGAATAACTGTTTCTATGCAAATGAACAGAAACGTTATAATATGCATTTGGGTACCCGGCAAAAGCATAACCTTGCAATTTAGTTACGGCATTTTCATAAAATACAGCTTATATCCAAAATCTAATTCCCGGTATATTTTAAAGCCATGCTTCTCATACCAGGGAATATTTTTTGTGGTAGATGTTTCGAGGCAAATTGTCCTGTTTTCCGAAAGGCCTTTTTGAATAAGTTCATTGAGCAACTTGCTGCCGATACCATGGCCTTGCTGGGATGGCTCTACTCCTATAAACCATAAATAATAAAGAGGAACAGCAGGATGTATTTTTTTGATAGCTGATTCACGGCTGATAGCTTTCCTAATATTTGAAATCCCTGTAACTGACAGCGCCATTTTTATATCGAGCAGTATTGATTTTACTGTAACCTTTTTTCTATCTGGCACAACAATCAAAGCACATGCTTTTCTATCGTCTGAAATAAAGACTTCGCCAAATAAATTGCATACATCAAATGAATATTCCATCAGACCTTTTAAACATTGCTCCCTTTTTTCATCTTGTTTAATTATGTAATTGACACTCTTGTTGTCAACAAAAGACCGGGTTAAAATATCAGTTACCAACTCCCTGTCATTTAATGTTGCTCTCGTCATGGCTCAATTAGATGTGTATATAAATAATTGACTCTCAATTTTTATACCGATTATGGCAAAGCCGGCACTTTGTTATGTAATACTACTGGAAATCAGGGCTAAAATTCAACAACCTTTCAAAATACGGCCATAGCTTTACTTAAAATAGCGATATTGCAAACAGGAGAAATGCCAATAATTAAATTCATCCTTATACGTATAAACACTTATGGTATTATTTATAAAGAACATGGTTTGCAATCGCTGTGTAATGGCCGTTAGTCAGGAGCTTGAAAAATTGAACCTGAAAACAACCCGGATGAACCTGGGAGAGGTTGAATTGCAAAAAGAGCCAACAGGTAAACAATTACAACAATTGGCTGACAGGTTGAATTCGTTGGGCTTTGAAATTCTTGATGACCAGAACCAAAAGCAAATTGAGAAAATTAAAGGCTTATTAATTAAGAAAGTTCAGTCAGGCGAAATAGAAGAGCATTTTAGCATCATTCAATTTTTAAGCTCTGCTTTGCATAAGGACTATAGTTATATTTCCCGCCTGTTTTCTGAGGTAGAAGGCATAACTGTTGAACACTTCTTTCTTCTCCAGAAAATTGAGAAAGTAAAAGAATGGCTGGTATATGGCGAAATGAACCTGAGTGAAATTTCTTATAAGTTAGGATATAGCAGTGTGGCACACTTATCTTCCCAATTCAAAAAAATTACCGGGCTTACACCGAGTCATTTCAAAAAATTAGGCTCTTCTCATCGCAAACCTTTAGATAAAGTGAAAATCAAATAGGTATAACTCTTTTCCATAATTCTATAACATTTAGTGAAATATTGAATAGAACTTTGTGTCGTTAATTAATAAACTATGACACATACATATTCCGTCACCGGTATGACCTGTACCGGTTGCCAGGCTAAAGTGCAAGGCCTTTTATCAAAAGTACAAGGGGTAAAAAATGTAACTATTGATTTGCCAAAAGGAGAAGCTACTATTGACATGGATAAACATATTTCGACTCAGCAATTCAAGGAAGCTTTAAAAGAGTATCCGAAATATCAATTCTCTGAAGCAAATCATCTGCATCAAAATGCAATATCAGCTTTATCTGAAAAAGAAACAAAATCCTGGTTTCAAACCTATAAACCCATACTGCTGATTTTTGGATATATCACGGGCATTACATTGCTGGCAGAATGGGTACAGGGGGATTTTATATGGATGCGCTGGATGAATTATTTTATGGCAGGGTTCTTTTTGGTTTTCTCCTTTTTTAAATTACTTAACCTGAAAGGATTTGCTGAAAGTTACAGCATGTATGATATTGTAGCAAAAAGGTGGAACGGATGGGGCTATGTTTATGCTTTTACTGAACTGGCTTTAGGCTTGGCCTTTTTAACCGGGTTCAATCCAATCCTTATCAATACCGTTACCTTTGTAGTAATGACGGTTAGCATTATAGGGGTTTTGCAAAGCGTTTTTAATAAGCGAAAAATAAAATGTGCCTGTCTTGGTGCTGTATTTAATTTACCCATGAGTACCATCACCATCATTGAAGATTTATTGATGATTGGCATGAGTGGGACAATGCTACTAACTATGTTATGATGACTGTAATAAAATCAATTGGGCAATTTTTCTGGAAACTCTTCAAAGCTCTTTTTGTAAGGAAAAAGGATTGCTGTAAATGATTATTGAATAAGGGATTAACTTACTGAACTCATGTACAGAACTGATATTTATCATATACCAATCTGTATTAATTTCTTTGTTTTGTATCCTCATAAAATAAATCATGCAAAAAACTAAATAGATTTATTATAACTTTGAATTAAATGAAAAGGTTCGCCGCCGCCATATTAGCAGTTTTATACATCAGCACATCCGCTGGTGCTACGGTGCATATGCACTACTGCATGGGCAAACTGGCTGATTGGGGTTTAGGGCAAAAGGAATCCAAAACCTGTGACAACTGTGGCATGAAGACCAATGAGGCAAAAGAAAAAGGCTGTTGCAATGACGAAAACAAGTTTTTAAAAAACAATACGGACCAGAAAGCGGCAGAAGCAGGGC
Coding sequences within it:
- a CDS encoding N-acetyltransferase — translated: MTRATLNDRELVTDILTRSFVDNKSVNYIIKQDEKREQCLKGLMEYSFDVCNLFGEVFISDDRKACALIVVPDRKKVTVKSILLDIKMALSVTGISNIRKAISRESAIKKIHPAVPLYYLWFIGVEPSQQGHGIGSKLLNELIQKGLSENRTICLETSTTKNIPWYEKHGFKIYRELDFGYKLYFMKMP
- a CDS encoding AraC family transcriptional regulator, with the protein product MAVSQELEKLNLKTTRMNLGEVELQKEPTGKQLQQLADRLNSLGFEILDDQNQKQIEKIKGLLIKKVQSGEIEEHFSIIQFLSSALHKDYSYISRLFSEVEGITVEHFFLLQKIEKVKEWLVYGEMNLSEISYKLGYSSVAHLSSQFKKITGLTPSHFKKLGSSHRKPLDKVKIK
- a CDS encoding heavy-metal-associated domain-containing protein, giving the protein MTHTYSVTGMTCTGCQAKVQGLLSKVQGVKNVTIDLPKGEATIDMDKHISTQQFKEALKEYPKYQFSEANHLHQNAISALSEKETKSWFQTYKPILLIFGYITGITLLAEWVQGDFIWMRWMNYFMAGFFLVFSFFKLLNLKGFAESYSMYDIVAKRWNGWGYVYAFTELALGLAFLTGFNPILINTVTFVVMTVSIIGVLQSVFNKRKIKCACLGAVFNLPMSTITIIEDLLMIGMSGTMLLTML